The Acinetobacter pittii genome contains a region encoding:
- a CDS encoding ATP-binding protein, translating into MSGNLKPAHAGYRYQDIITAYFFVLGIIEKFDSVTVDKKQLDDDRFDDLQIIKKDGFKTKIQIKHSTDANKPLALSEFTNKTSANLTIDRLILTNKLATEPADEYRLCATWNAPLIEDKYHDCLIEIAGNPIFDTIHSKIYRLDYEKIWPQNQTPLWKPLKNRTDFNRSDFIEFCKKFVIELELPHASSDLFSPSRVETELLTLLHEKIGIGQYPNSERKVEDVAALAIALATWARANESKLDTQEIVKHLEIRTDFGRVSQAFPLDKKYFYDRPIFRENILKLDNDKKFHILIGPPGSGKSWELTNLSEILKEDAIVARHYCYLSPNDEISERRVTTDVFFANLLAELQDSINTPFSSKIGLSADISNFENALNELASRSEKVILIIDGLDHISRVKSASSNLNDNETDIIERLASLDIPNGIKLILGTQPGEHLDPILKRREDDVSTYYIPDWTLQDTIELCKLHELDTLFSEHGIENHNEIFSLVAQKANSIPLYARYLCKGIISNLKQNPTEKPEDWLNQLPIINGDIKVYYKYLYEKISDEGRFVADLFAVIEFSITEGELKEMYPRHQARHVSAALKVFEPVFVQIEAQGGLRVFHESFRRFIREELKEQGINLVDILDPVIDWMKDKGFYENAKSYRFLLSALKNANKSNEIYDLVSFDFVSTSINYGHTVDAIQNNIAITANIASYDQNWAILVRCNELRRALHTYEQERLGGKDYWLTYGRLFGHQALSERLLFDGRPTLDYLNGMQACLIVDDMGGIAPWREYINLEMSYEDGTYLSDYFDHLTQLKTSEENTLALVQAYLSLGLGLGFKILRKILNYLNQFKRNQDIPVYFIKCLACRLLKNNLTKTVIRLAEKFRNYENRSLISYGLYWGLSDFYHQQHAHSYAREYAECALKLTTSPILVSQLLDYGINLNNLVIDGRKIFSINLGFDGHPEKNNLKLWVATIRILAHSDQLDKVLNRELRRIRGTGWYRCWLKFVINVFCAEKAEDYNIKEVFNILLEESHPFVGRPRACDLYAIHGTISYTIGLGLRLVKTEEEWAHILEVLKQVNLNTTTRLDREVNGPVSSDVIFNLLEPYSNIENINRYILEALKAEIEHVESNGTYYSTHAELKLKYSQILFNNNKPEAYEEWKDIGIYLTSYGFRKDITLFEIIDTVSVITHESREACLIALEKLQPLISSVLRHTDGRSTKHTPNRWFKELLDIYPEAALDVLARTIVEENFHESWPTIEALKLVANKLLDQANPLIIDSLWQTIPFEIEYENDDLTAVKERLECTLKLNTLYPQFVENRLHLLAAQVSNDVYKYNEAAIKELEVVSNNLGYPIKCQIKPKKTSSSTNYSRRDSLSKVNPDYIYPEIVPHPPEDATLGDIIKCIRLIEKTKNKNYQKLNVYLSYKLQELSIEGNRNDAERILFFYGREVFSWSEDHPLASLAQCLENAGLSDLAAIAYTLSYMKSRGNGGWSSIGGSKQKNLLLTAKSLNEDLTTKVFSEELGRRLKYTDYGAGITQSLIERLRDWGYYTEAIDCWHEAFSVIEHRLTLTKISHYFAEYRSSDPIGHDIDESLILIILLRLSEPRKSRKLATLTSFTSILKYLPNLLSKPLTWFACNSTPTSSLLLILEIIFLLEDKPFTLSKGIKDTLEIYANSSIWGAQVISRSLLDRAGLSYEAYNNINGYSGSNSQTYLPNPYIMQLDPTKSLETLSLYVPSLPSEIESFLDAELKKNFNMELMSETIELIYGRSRDVIPPVDGLTWREELFIAELNNCGQALQQDLKAEGLWSLEAEEQLVFHMLPNIESHLGIYQSRVTRPALPLPNELTNGISPITIVKNDPKYENWVQLACMETQYINEEHSFSRPNKLIKNISGLSLISQLSSLPQNFMPVKDGIENLWWTKNGEIMIHLGGGLTSLVGVSISTDMLGKDFIFTPPVELLLITPDYMPADFNEKLCLKDSQGQEFLRLRSWEVREEQISSETYTLKGMDLIVHPEIFAKLNIMYNSSLVNYQFIQSIDI; encoded by the coding sequence ATGAGTGGAAACCTTAAACCAGCACATGCTGGTTATCGTTATCAAGATATTATTACTGCATATTTTTTTGTATTAGGTATTATTGAGAAATTTGATTCCGTTACTGTCGATAAGAAACAATTAGATGATGATAGATTTGATGACTTACAAATTATAAAAAAAGATGGATTTAAAACTAAAATTCAAATCAAACATAGTACAGATGCTAATAAGCCACTTGCTCTCTCTGAATTTACTAATAAAACTAGTGCAAACTTAACTATTGATAGACTAATTTTAACAAATAAATTAGCTACTGAACCAGCAGATGAATATCGCCTATGTGCTACTTGGAATGCTCCATTAATTGAAGATAAATATCACGACTGTTTAATAGAGATAGCAGGAAATCCTATTTTTGATACTATTCATTCAAAAATATATCGATTAGATTATGAAAAAATATGGCCTCAAAATCAGACTCCTTTATGGAAGCCACTAAAAAATCGAACAGATTTTAATAGATCAGACTTTATCGAGTTTTGTAAAAAATTTGTTATCGAGCTTGAGCTACCTCATGCATCAAGCGATTTATTTTCACCTAGTCGTGTTGAAACTGAATTATTAACGCTCTTACATGAGAAGATAGGGATTGGCCAATATCCTAATAGTGAGCGTAAAGTAGAGGATGTTGCAGCATTAGCAATCGCACTTGCAACGTGGGCAAGAGCTAATGAATCCAAACTTGATACTCAAGAGATTGTTAAGCATCTTGAAATAAGAACAGATTTTGGCAGAGTTTCACAAGCTTTTCCATTAGATAAAAAATATTTTTATGATCGTCCTATTTTTAGAGAAAACATTTTAAAATTAGATAACGACAAAAAATTCCATATTTTGATTGGACCTCCAGGTTCAGGGAAATCATGGGAATTAACAAATTTGTCAGAAATTTTAAAAGAAGATGCAATTGTTGCACGACATTACTGTTATCTATCCCCTAATGATGAAATATCTGAAAGAAGGGTTACTACAGATGTATTCTTTGCTAATTTATTAGCTGAATTACAAGATTCAATTAATACACCATTCAGTTCAAAGATTGGACTTTCGGCAGATATTTCAAATTTTGAAAATGCCTTAAATGAATTAGCTTCTCGGAGTGAGAAGGTTATTTTAATTATTGATGGTTTAGATCATATTTCTAGAGTTAAGTCAGCATCATCTAATCTGAATGATAATGAAACTGATATAATAGAAAGACTAGCATCTTTAGATATTCCAAATGGGATAAAGCTTATATTAGGAACACAACCAGGAGAACACTTAGACCCAATTTTAAAACGAAGGGAAGATGATGTTTCAACTTACTATATACCTGATTGGACTCTTCAAGACACAATTGAACTATGTAAGCTACATGAATTAGACACTCTATTTTCAGAGCATGGTATTGAAAATCATAATGAAATATTTAGTCTAGTTGCCCAGAAAGCCAATAGCATACCTCTATATGCAAGGTATTTATGTAAAGGGATAATTTCTAATTTAAAACAAAATCCGACTGAAAAACCTGAAGATTGGTTAAACCAACTGCCAATTATTAATGGTGATATTAAAGTCTATTACAAATATTTATATGAAAAAATTTCAGATGAAGGTCGTTTCGTTGCAGATTTATTTGCAGTAATAGAATTTTCTATTACTGAAGGTGAACTTAAGGAAATGTATCCTCGCCACCAAGCACGTCATGTATCTGCTGCCCTAAAGGTATTTGAACCTGTATTTGTCCAAATTGAAGCCCAAGGTGGACTTAGAGTATTCCATGAAAGTTTCCGGCGATTTATTAGAGAAGAGCTAAAAGAACAAGGGATTAATTTAGTAGATATTTTAGATCCAGTGATTGATTGGATGAAGGATAAAGGTTTCTATGAAAATGCTAAGAGCTATCGGTTTTTGTTATCTGCCTTAAAAAATGCAAATAAATCGAATGAGATTTATGACTTAGTTTCATTTGATTTTGTATCTACAAGTATTAATTATGGCCATACTGTAGATGCTATTCAAAATAATATTGCAATCACAGCCAATATTGCTTCATACGATCAAAATTGGGCAATATTAGTTAGATGTAATGAGTTACGTCGGGCTCTTCATACATATGAGCAAGAGCGATTAGGAGGCAAAGATTATTGGTTAACATATGGTAGGCTTTTTGGTCATCAAGCTTTATCCGAAAGATTACTTTTTGATGGTCGACCTACATTAGATTATTTAAATGGCATGCAAGCTTGTTTGATTGTTGATGATATGGGAGGTATCGCTCCATGGAGAGAATACATTAATCTTGAAATGTCTTATGAGGATGGAACTTATTTATCTGACTACTTTGATCATTTAACACAGTTAAAAACTTCTGAAGAAAATACCTTAGCACTAGTACAAGCTTACTTAAGTCTAGGTTTAGGTTTAGGTTTTAAAATATTAAGAAAAATTTTAAATTATTTAAATCAATTTAAAAGAAATCAAGATATTCCTGTTTATTTTATTAAGTGTTTAGCATGCCGATTATTAAAGAATAATTTAACTAAAACGGTAATAAGATTAGCTGAAAAATTTAGAAATTATGAGAATCGAAGTTTAATTTCATATGGATTATATTGGGGCTTATCTGATTTCTATCATCAACAACATGCACACTCCTATGCGAGAGAATATGCTGAATGTGCATTAAAGCTCACAACGTCACCTATTCTGGTTTCACAATTATTAGATTATGGAATAAATTTAAATAATCTAGTCATTGATGGAAGAAAAATTTTTTCTATAAATTTAGGTTTTGATGGTCATCCCGAAAAAAATAATTTGAAATTATGGGTAGCTACAATCAGGATATTAGCTCATTCCGATCAACTTGATAAAGTATTAAATCGAGAACTTAGAAGAATTCGAGGTACAGGGTGGTATCGATGCTGGTTAAAATTTGTTATTAATGTATTTTGTGCAGAAAAAGCAGAAGATTATAATATCAAAGAAGTTTTTAATATTCTTTTGGAAGAAAGTCATCCATTTGTGGGTAGGCCAAGAGCATGTGATCTATATGCAATTCATGGGACTATCAGCTATACAATAGGGTTAGGATTAAGATTAGTAAAAACTGAAGAAGAATGGGCACATATCTTAGAAGTACTCAAACAAGTTAATTTAAATACCACAACAAGACTTGATAGAGAAGTTAATGGACCAGTTTCAAGTGATGTTATTTTTAATCTACTTGAACCTTACTCCAATATCGAAAATATCAATAGGTACATATTGGAAGCTTTAAAAGCTGAAATTGAGCATGTTGAAAGTAATGGAACATATTACTCAACTCATGCTGAACTAAAGTTGAAATATTCTCAAATCCTTTTTAATAATAATAAGCCAGAAGCTTATGAAGAATGGAAAGACATAGGCATATATCTAACTAGCTACGGTTTTAGGAAGGATATAACGCTTTTTGAGATAATTGATACTGTTTCTGTAATTACTCATGAATCTAGGGAAGCATGTTTAATAGCTTTAGAAAAATTACAGCCACTAATTTCATCTGTATTAAGACATACAGATGGTAGAAGTACTAAGCATACACCAAATCGTTGGTTTAAAGAGCTGTTGGATATATATCCTGAAGCTGCTTTAGATGTGTTAGCAAGAACAATTGTTGAGGAAAACTTTCATGAAAGTTGGCCAACTATTGAGGCGCTTAAATTAGTTGCTAATAAGCTATTAGATCAAGCAAATCCGTTAATAATTGATAGCTTATGGCAAACTATACCTTTTGAAATTGAATATGAAAATGATGATCTTACAGCAGTAAAAGAACGTCTAGAATGCACTTTGAAATTAAATACTCTCTATCCTCAATTTGTAGAAAATAGACTCCATTTATTGGCTGCCCAAGTTTCTAATGATGTTTACAAATATAATGAAGCTGCCATTAAAGAATTAGAAGTAGTTTCCAATAATCTTGGTTATCCGATTAAATGTCAGATTAAACCTAAAAAGACTTCTAGCTCAACCAATTATTCACGAAGGGATTCACTATCTAAAGTTAATCCTGATTATATTTATCCTGAAATAGTTCCACATCCACCAGAGGATGCCACTCTTGGAGATATAATTAAATGTATTAGACTTATTGAAAAAACAAAGAATAAAAATTATCAAAAACTTAATGTCTATCTTTCATATAAATTGCAAGAGCTAAGTATAGAGGGGAATAGAAATGATGCCGAAAGAATTCTCTTCTTCTACGGCCGAGAAGTTTTTTCATGGTCGGAAGATCACCCTTTAGCTAGCCTAGCCCAATGCCTTGAAAATGCTGGGCTCTCCGACTTAGCAGCTATTGCCTATACTCTGTCTTATATGAAATCTAGAGGGAATGGAGGATGGAGTAGTATTGGCGGTTCTAAGCAGAAAAATTTATTACTAACTGCTAAAAGTCTTAATGAGGATTTAACAACAAAGGTATTTTCAGAAGAATTAGGAAGAAGATTAAAATATACAGATTATGGTGCAGGTATTACGCAAAGTTTGATCGAAAGATTGAGAGATTGGGGGTATTACACTGAAGCAATTGATTGTTGGCATGAGGCTTTTAGCGTCATAGAACATCGTCTAACTTTAACTAAAATCTCTCATTATTTTGCTGAATATAGATCTTCTGATCCAATTGGACATGATATAGATGAGAGTTTAATTTTAATAATTTTATTGAGATTATCTGAACCCAGAAAATCTAGAAAACTTGCAACATTAACAAGTTTTACTAGCATTTTAAAATATTTACCTAATCTTTTATCTAAACCATTAACATGGTTTGCTTGTAATAGCACGCCTACCTCATCATTACTGCTAATTTTAGAAATTATATTCCTGCTTGAAGATAAACCGTTTACTTTGAGTAAAGGGATTAAGGATACATTAGAAATATATGCAAATTCTTCTATATGGGGGGCCCAAGTCATAAGCCGTTCTTTATTAGATAGAGCAGGACTAAGTTATGAGGCTTATAACAATATAAATGGTTATTCTGGAAGCAACTCTCAGACCTATTTACCTAATCCATATATTATGCAATTAGATCCAACTAAGAGCTTAGAAACTTTAAGCTTATATGTTCCTAGTTTGCCTTCAGAAATAGAGTCTTTTCTAGATGCAGAATTGAAGAAAAATTTCAATATGGAATTAATGAGTGAAACTATTGAACTCATTTATGGGAGATCAAGAGATGTTATTCCTCCTGTAGATGGACTTACTTGGAGAGAAGAACTATTTATTGCAGAGTTGAACAATTGTGGGCAAGCCCTTCAACAAGATTTAAAAGCAGAAGGTCTATGGTCATTAGAAGCAGAAGAACAGCTCGTTTTCCATATGTTACCTAATATAGAGTCACATTTAGGAATTTATCAAAGTCGGGTAACAAGACCAGCGTTACCCCTTCCAAATGAGCTAACAAATGGAATAAGTCCTATTACTATTGTTAAGAATGATCCAAAGTATGAAAATTGGGTACAGTTAGCTTGTATGGAAACTCAATATATTAATGAAGAACATAGTTTTTCAAGACCTAATAAGTTGATTAAGAATATATCTGGGCTTTCATTAATATCTCAATTATCTAGTCTTCCTCAGAATTTTATGCCAGTGAAAGACGGTATTGAAAATTTATGGTGGACAAAAAATGGTGAAATAATGATCCATTTGGGAGGGGGATTGACTTCTCTAGTTGGTGTATCAATTTCCACTGATATGTTAGGCAAAGACTTTATATTTACTCCACCTGTTGAACTGTTATTAATTACTCCTGATTATATGCCTGCAGATTTTAATGAGAAACTTTGCCTAAAAGATTCTCAAGGACAAGAATTTCTTAGATTGAGATCATGGGAAGTACGTGAAGAGCAAATAAGCTCTGAGACATACACGCTAAAAGGTATGGACTTAATAGTACATCCTGAAATATTTGCTAAACTTAACATAATGTACAACTCAAGTTTAGTTAATTATCAGTTTATACAGAGCATTGATATTTAA
- a CDS encoding PolC-type DNA polymerase III has product MNVSPIIVLDFETTGVSPEAGDRITEVAALRIVEGEITERFVSLINCGVNIPYYITKLTGITQDMVNHAPLVEEVIPSLLDFIGTDPLLAHNAGFDEKFLKAESIRQELSPSHNGLICSLKLARRILPHQPSYRLGAMADLFNIKFNGTAHRAEADAEVTAQLFNYLCMNICHTYGFNSIDQDLLLAINKLTISRVPKYLKNIAAQSLVLK; this is encoded by the coding sequence ATGAATGTTTCGCCAATCATTGTACTTGATTTCGAGACCACAGGAGTCAGCCCTGAGGCTGGTGATCGTATTACAGAAGTCGCGGCTTTACGTATTGTAGAAGGTGAAATCACAGAACGTTTTGTTTCATTAATAAACTGTGGTGTAAATATTCCATACTACATCACAAAGTTGACTGGTATTACTCAAGATATGGTTAATCATGCTCCTTTAGTGGAAGAAGTCATTCCTTCTCTATTGGACTTTATTGGAACAGATCCTTTACTTGCTCACAATGCAGGATTTGACGAGAAATTCCTAAAAGCAGAAAGTATTCGACAGGAGTTAAGTCCATCACACAATGGACTCATTTGTTCTTTGAAACTTGCTCGCCGTATTTTACCTCATCAACCCAGTTATCGACTTGGGGCAATGGCAGACTTATTTAATATTAAGTTTAATGGCACAGCTCATCGCGCAGAAGCAGATGCTGAAGTTACGGCTCAATTATTCAACTATCTTTGTATGAATATTTGTCACACATATGGCTTCAATAGCATTGATCAAGATTTATTATTAGCCATTAATAAACTTACGATATCTAGAGTACCGAAATACCTAAAAAATATAGCTGCCCAATCCTTAGTTCTTAAATAG
- the adeT1 gene encoding putative multidrug efflux protein AdeT1 — MDRFKTILLIASTCLTTTLYAKQQVVCVFDPIGKSGDAFALAKDYALEAKNWGADLSLKAYVDERVAAEDLKVGKCDGAIISGLRGRQFNKYTGSLDAVGALTNMKTAINAYKLLSSPMAAKNMVVGPYEIAGLGTIGPAYLFVNDRSINTLAKAAGKKIGVFKYDEAQPKLVQHVGGQAVSVDVTNAGAKFNNHEIDIVPAPIVAFKPFELHKGLGEKGAIIRFPLTQISANFIIRKDQFPAGFGQKSRTWVASQLNRTFGIIAKYETDIPSKYWMDIPKNEQLNYMKMMREARIQLTKAGIYDPKMMNFLKKVRCKENPSNFECALNDE, encoded by the coding sequence ATGGATCGTTTTAAAACTATTTTACTTATTGCAAGCACATGTTTAACAACAACTCTTTATGCCAAGCAACAAGTCGTGTGTGTGTTTGACCCCATTGGTAAGTCAGGAGATGCTTTCGCTTTAGCCAAAGACTATGCACTTGAAGCCAAAAATTGGGGAGCTGATCTATCTTTAAAAGCATATGTTGATGAGCGCGTTGCGGCTGAAGACTTAAAAGTTGGAAAATGTGATGGGGCTATTATTAGTGGTTTACGTGGCCGTCAATTTAATAAATATACAGGATCTTTAGATGCGGTTGGCGCATTAACAAATATGAAAACGGCAATTAATGCCTATAAGCTGTTGTCTTCACCAATGGCCGCAAAAAATATGGTGGTAGGCCCTTACGAAATTGCTGGCTTAGGGACAATTGGCCCTGCATATTTATTTGTAAATGATAGAAGTATAAATACACTCGCGAAGGCTGCTGGTAAAAAAATTGGGGTATTTAAATATGATGAAGCCCAACCCAAGCTTGTTCAACATGTTGGAGGTCAGGCTGTATCTGTAGATGTGACCAATGCTGGTGCGAAGTTTAATAACCATGAAATTGATATTGTGCCCGCTCCTATTGTGGCATTTAAACCTTTTGAACTACACAAAGGTTTAGGTGAGAAAGGAGCAATCATTCGTTTTCCTTTGACTCAAATTTCAGCAAACTTCATTATTCGTAAGGACCAGTTTCCAGCAGGTTTTGGACAAAAGTCGCGAACTTGGGTAGCAAGCCAATTAAATAGAACTTTTGGCATTATTGCTAAATATGAAACTGATATTCCTTCAAAGTATTGGATGGATATTCCTAAAAATGAACAATTGAATTATATGAAAATGATGCGAGAAGCACGCATACAGCTAACCAAGGCTGGTATCTATGACCCTAAAATGATGAATTTTTTGAAAAAAGTGAGATGTAAAGAAAACCCAAGTAATTTTGAATGTGCGTTAAATGATGAATGA